Proteins found in one Micromonospora sp. WMMD1082 genomic segment:
- a CDS encoding bifunctional glycosyltransferase family 2 protein/CDP-glycerol:glycerophosphate glycerophosphotransferase, whose product MTLISFVVPAFRVQGYLRECLDSILGQPVNDIEVIGVDDCSPDGSGDILAEYADRDDRVTAVRLDRNVGLGPARNVGLDRAVGEYVWFVDGDDWLAPDCLVEVAARLRATRPDVLVVDHVRAHWDDTVSRSAMAEVLVEPPGPVTFRLAERPETLELLHTAWNRLLRRQFLADVGLRFAPGWYEDVSFSYPALLAADRIGVLDVVCVNYRQRRAGAITRTRGERHFEVFAQWHRVFRELDRFGPEELRPAIFERMMWHYLIVLGNGDRIAPELRPTFFARVAIEHARFRPPDGHRVPAGVQGLKHRLVATGSWRTFSALRTASRAGETARRVAGRARRRVLPPARRGVRLARDAVLRQYQRAERRRPVEENLAVYAAYWYRGYACNPAAIYEAARRLAPQIRGVWIVRRDRVHTLPDGVEYVVAGTAAYHRALARARWLVNNVNFPDSVRKRAGTVHVQTHHGTPVKVMGLDQQRYPLGAVGADFGGLLRRVDRWDFSVTSNSFSTQMWERAYPAAYTTLEVGYPRNDRLVTSTAEDVLRLRAEFGAGLGEEVVLYAPTHREHLPRYRPPFDPERFLDGIGPSGMLLMRSHYFHDRDRRVPPPAARGRILDVSAQHRVEDLYLAADVLVTDYSSAMFDYAVLDRPIVIYAPDWDAYRLTRGVYFDVTAEPPGPVARTFTELLDVFRSGAVRAPAAEQARARFRERFCALDDGHAAERVVRRVFLGEAGS is encoded by the coding sequence ATGACGCTGATCAGCTTCGTCGTCCCGGCCTTCCGCGTGCAGGGCTACCTGCGGGAGTGCCTCGACTCGATCCTCGGGCAGCCGGTCAACGACATCGAGGTGATCGGGGTCGACGACTGCTCACCCGACGGCAGCGGCGACATCCTCGCCGAGTACGCCGACCGCGACGACCGGGTGACGGCGGTGCGCCTGGATCGCAACGTCGGGCTCGGCCCGGCCCGCAACGTCGGGCTGGACCGGGCCGTCGGCGAGTACGTCTGGTTCGTCGACGGCGACGACTGGCTGGCGCCGGACTGCCTCGTCGAGGTGGCCGCCCGACTGCGCGCGACCCGCCCGGACGTGCTGGTCGTCGACCACGTACGCGCGCACTGGGACGACACGGTGAGCCGCAGCGCGATGGCCGAGGTCCTCGTCGAGCCACCCGGCCCGGTCACGTTCCGGCTGGCCGAGCGGCCGGAGACGCTGGAGCTGCTGCACACCGCCTGGAACCGGTTGCTCCGCCGGCAGTTCCTGGCCGACGTCGGGCTGCGCTTCGCCCCCGGCTGGTACGAGGACGTCTCGTTCAGCTACCCGGCGCTGCTGGCCGCCGACCGGATCGGCGTGTTGGACGTGGTCTGCGTGAACTACCGGCAGCGGCGGGCGGGGGCGATCACGCGGACCCGGGGTGAGCGGCACTTCGAGGTGTTCGCGCAGTGGCACCGGGTGTTCCGGGAGCTGGACCGGTTCGGGCCCGAGGAGCTGCGGCCGGCCATCTTCGAGCGGATGATGTGGCACTACCTGATCGTGCTCGGCAACGGCGACCGGATCGCCCCCGAGCTGCGGCCGACCTTCTTCGCCCGGGTCGCGATCGAGCACGCCCGCTTCCGGCCGCCCGACGGTCACCGGGTGCCGGCCGGGGTCCAGGGGCTCAAGCACCGGCTGGTGGCGACGGGCAGTTGGCGTACGTTCAGCGCGTTGCGGACGGCCAGCCGGGCGGGGGAGACCGCCCGCCGGGTCGCCGGCCGGGCCCGGCGCCGGGTGCTCCCACCGGCCCGGCGCGGCGTCCGGCTGGCCCGGGACGCGGTGCTGCGCCAGTACCAGCGGGCCGAGCGGCGCCGGCCGGTCGAGGAGAACCTCGCCGTCTACGCCGCCTACTGGTACCGCGGCTACGCCTGCAATCCCGCGGCGATCTACGAGGCGGCCCGGCGGCTGGCGCCGCAGATCCGGGGAGTGTGGATCGTCCGGCGGGACCGGGTGCACACGCTGCCCGACGGGGTCGAGTACGTGGTCGCCGGCACGGCCGCGTACCACCGGGCGCTGGCCCGGGCCCGGTGGCTGGTCAACAACGTCAACTTCCCGGACTCGGTGCGCAAGCGCGCGGGCACGGTGCACGTGCAGACCCATCACGGCACGCCGGTGAAGGTGATGGGGCTGGATCAGCAGCGTTATCCGCTGGGCGCGGTCGGGGCGGACTTCGGTGGGCTGCTGCGCCGGGTGGACCGCTGGGACTTCAGCGTCACCTCGAACAGCTTCTCCACTCAGATGTGGGAACGCGCCTATCCGGCCGCGTACACCACTTTGGAGGTGGGGTATCCGCGCAACGACCGGTTGGTGACCTCGACCGCCGAGGACGTGCTGCGGCTGCGGGCGGAGTTCGGCGCCGGCCTCGGCGAGGAGGTCGTGCTGTACGCCCCGACGCACCGGGAGCACCTGCCCCGGTACCGGCCGCCGTTCGACCCGGAGCGGTTCCTCGACGGGATCGGGCCGTCCGGGATGCTGCTGATGCGCAGTCATTACTTCCACGACCGGGATCGCCGGGTGCCGCCACCGGCCGCCCGGGGGCGGATCCTGGACGTGAGCGCCCAGCACCGGGTGGAGGATCTCTACCTCGCGGCCGACGTGCTGGTCACCGACTACTCGTCGGCGATGTTCGACTACGCCGTCCTGGACCGGCCGATCGTGATCTACGCGCCGGACTGGGACGCCTACCGGCTGACCCGGGGTGTCTACTTCGACGTCACCGCCGAGCCGCCCGGCCCGGTGGCGCGGACCTTCACCGAGCTGCTTGACGTGTTCCGCTCCGGTGCGGTCCGCGCACCCGCCGCCGAGCAGGCACGGGCGCGCTTCCGGGAGCGGTTCTGTGCCCTGGACGACGGGCACGCCGCCGAGCGGGTGGTCCGCCGCGTCTTCCTCGGCGAGGCGGGCAGCTGA
- a CDS encoding ABC transporter ATP-binding protein produces the protein MILVTVIRGFADEVGEETVTTVALKDVTKVFRDGTVAVDSVSLDVNDGEFMVLLGPSGCGKSTVLRMVAGLEEPSAGAVMLNGVLANDLPPRERKIAMVFQDFALYPHMSVNDNIAFPLKLAGVEPAPRGERVTDVASALGIGDVLARRPSQLSGGQRQRVAMGRAIVRRPELFLMDEPLSNLDSGLRAELRAEISGLTRELGVTTIYVTHDQAEALTMADRVAIMRKGVLQDVGTPTQVYGRPATLYVAAFLGSPRMNLLEASVYVHLDRYVTLTLGEQALYLPWDDIRSRAVAHYHGERIVIGMRAEALTPVAPDTPGDVLQGRIRYLEHHGHESLAFLDIGATAIVVDEVGAAPDAETPLGQRGLRRFGQVMQRFTGRAGSESAESPNGKTSASVLHDPGRHHRRPAELAVRLAPYPAVTAGHPLAVQVRMDALHFFDERGARIDVGWR, from the coding sequence ATGATCCTGGTCACAGTCATTCGGGGTTTCGCCGACGAGGTGGGGGAGGAGACGGTGACCACCGTCGCGCTCAAGGATGTCACGAAGGTCTTCCGGGACGGCACCGTCGCGGTGGACAGCGTCAGTCTCGACGTCAACGACGGTGAGTTCATGGTGCTGCTCGGCCCGTCCGGCTGTGGCAAGTCGACGGTGCTGCGGATGGTCGCCGGCCTGGAGGAGCCGAGCGCCGGCGCGGTGATGCTCAACGGAGTACTGGCCAACGACCTGCCGCCACGGGAGCGGAAGATCGCGATGGTCTTCCAGGACTTCGCCCTCTACCCGCACATGAGTGTCAACGACAACATCGCCTTTCCGCTCAAGCTGGCCGGCGTCGAGCCGGCCCCCCGCGGCGAGCGGGTCACCGACGTGGCCAGCGCCCTCGGCATCGGCGACGTGCTGGCCAGGCGGCCCAGCCAGCTCTCCGGCGGGCAGCGGCAGCGGGTCGCCATGGGGCGGGCGATCGTCCGCCGGCCCGAGCTGTTCCTGATGGACGAGCCACTGTCCAACCTGGACAGCGGGCTGCGCGCGGAACTGCGGGCGGAGATCTCCGGCCTGACCCGCGAGCTGGGAGTCACCACGATCTACGTGACGCACGACCAGGCCGAGGCGCTGACCATGGCCGACCGGGTCGCCATCATGCGCAAGGGCGTCCTTCAGGACGTCGGCACGCCCACCCAGGTGTACGGCCGACCGGCCACCCTCTACGTCGCGGCGTTCCTGGGCAGTCCCCGGATGAACCTGCTGGAGGCGTCGGTCTACGTCCACCTCGACCGGTACGTCACGCTCACCCTCGGCGAGCAGGCGCTCTACCTGCCCTGGGACGACATCCGCAGCCGGGCGGTGGCGCACTATCACGGCGAGCGGATCGTGATCGGGATGCGGGCCGAGGCGCTCACCCCGGTCGCCCCGGACACCCCGGGCGATGTGCTCCAGGGCCGGATCCGCTACCTGGAGCACCACGGCCACGAGTCGCTGGCCTTCCTCGACATCGGCGCGACCGCCATCGTGGTGGACGAGGTCGGCGCCGCGCCGGACGCGGAGACTCCGCTCGGCCAGCGCGGCCTGCGCCGCTTCGGCCAGGTGATGCAGCGGTTCACCGGCCGGGCCGGCAGCGAGTCGGCGGAGTCACCGAACGGCAAGACCTCGGCCAGCGTGCTGCACGACCCCGGCCGCCACCACCGCCGCCCGGCCGAGCTGGCTGTCCGGCTCGCCCCCTATCCCGCGGTCACCGCCGGTCATCCGCTCGCCGTCCAGGTGCGCATGGACGCCCTGCACTTCTTCGACGAACGCGGCGCCCGCATCGACGTCGGCTGGCGCTGA
- a CDS encoding SgcJ/EcaC family oxidoreductase yields the protein MTATGMDERTRAAEIEAIRQVVATVEHAQNNELPDEFLALFRDDAIWTTGHGRRLFGLDAISTFTHQVLPGGMRGLTMTFELEHVLFIRPDVAAVKLRQVYQTPDGPDVGSPLWIMAKEDGQWRLTACQNTAAPDDELAPTSPSRPIFTPTS from the coding sequence ATGACTGCGACGGGGATGGACGAGCGGACACGGGCGGCCGAGATCGAGGCGATCAGGCAGGTGGTCGCCACGGTCGAACATGCCCAGAACAACGAACTCCCGGACGAGTTCCTCGCCCTGTTCCGGGACGACGCGATCTGGACCACGGGTCATGGCAGGCGCCTCTTCGGCCTCGACGCGATATCGACCTTCACGCACCAGGTGCTGCCCGGTGGGATGCGGGGCCTGACGATGACGTTCGAGCTGGAACACGTGCTGTTCATCCGCCCCGATGTCGCCGCCGTCAAGTTGCGCCAGGTGTACCAGACGCCCGACGGCCCGGACGTGGGCTCGCCACTCTGGATCATGGCGAAGGAAGACGGCCAGTGGCGCCTGACCGCCTGCCAGAACACCGCCGCCCCCGACGACGAACTCGCCCCGACATCCCCGTCCCGCCCCATCTTCACCCCCACCTCCTGA
- a CDS encoding helix-turn-helix transcriptional regulator: protein MDRMPMLELFAGELRRLRTKAGLSQEALGERISYSASLVASVEQCRRAPREEFTLRCDDALGGEGLLARIREAILKESLMPWFREWVTIEQEATALCSFQPLVVPGLLQTEDYARALYEGASHLVGDQVEQPLAARLDRQKVLARPKPPLLVAVLDYTALERPVGGPKVMREQLRHLVEVGNRTRVHLHVVPKGVGAYPGLNGAFVIATPPEDDDIAYLDNQLKGTIVERTVDVNSLRQTWESVRAEALPHGATLKMIAEAAESWT, encoded by the coding sequence ATGGATCGGATGCCCATGCTGGAGCTGTTCGCCGGTGAGTTACGCCGGCTGCGAACGAAGGCCGGCCTCTCCCAGGAGGCGCTCGGCGAGCGGATCAGCTACTCGGCCTCGCTGGTGGCCTCGGTCGAGCAGTGTCGCCGTGCGCCCCGGGAGGAGTTCACCCTGCGCTGTGACGACGCTCTTGGCGGCGAGGGGCTGCTGGCGCGGATCCGGGAGGCGATCCTCAAGGAGAGCCTGATGCCGTGGTTCCGCGAGTGGGTGACGATCGAGCAGGAGGCGACCGCGCTGTGCAGCTTCCAGCCGCTGGTGGTGCCCGGCCTGCTCCAGACCGAGGATTACGCCCGCGCGCTCTACGAGGGCGCCAGCCATCTGGTCGGCGACCAGGTCGAGCAGCCGTTGGCCGCCCGGCTCGACCGGCAGAAGGTGCTCGCCCGACCCAAGCCGCCGCTGCTGGTGGCGGTGCTCGACTACACGGCGCTGGAGCGCCCGGTCGGCGGCCCGAAGGTGATGCGGGAGCAGCTACGGCACCTGGTGGAGGTGGGCAACCGGACCCGGGTGCACCTGCACGTGGTGCCGAAGGGGGTCGGTGCCTACCCCGGGCTGAACGGCGCCTTCGTGATCGCCACACCGCCCGAGGACGATGACATCGCCTACCTCGACAACCAGTTGAAGGGCACCATCGTGGAGCGCACAGTGGACGTAAACTCCCTCCGGCAGACCTGGGAGTCTGTCCGGGCCGAGGCGCTGCCCCACGGGGCCACCCTCAAGATGATCGCGGAGGCGGCGGAATCATGGACCTGA
- a CDS encoding DUF397 domain-containing protein: protein MDLTGATWRKSTRSSGNQGDCVEVADNLARVVGVRDSKDRPGPVLTFTPATWRAFVEFAKRH from the coding sequence ATGGACCTGACCGGTGCGACCTGGCGCAAGAGCACCCGCAGCAGCGGCAACCAGGGCGACTGCGTGGAGGTGGCCGACAACCTGGCGCGGGTGGTCGGCGTGCGGGACAGCAAGGACCGGCCGGGGCCGGTGCTCACCTTCACCCCGGCGACCTGGCGGGCGTTCGTGGAGTTCGCCAAGCGGCACTGA
- a CDS encoding DUF4442 domain-containing protein encodes MTIDSRQVAAGMLEAVPFARTLGFEFVEVAPEAEGGVRAVVRLPDSPATHNHVGGPHAGAMFTLGETASGAVVLAAFGHLLDRATPLAVRAEIAYRKLALGPVLATARLGRPPAEVVAELDAGERPEFPVRVEIATEAGKPTSEMTVVWTLRPN; translated from the coding sequence ATGACCATCGACTCGCGGCAGGTGGCGGCCGGCATGCTGGAGGCGGTGCCCTTCGCCCGTACGCTCGGATTCGAGTTTGTCGAGGTGGCCCCGGAGGCGGAGGGCGGGGTCCGGGCGGTGGTCCGGCTGCCCGACTCCCCGGCCACCCACAACCACGTCGGCGGCCCGCACGCCGGGGCCATGTTCACCCTCGGCGAGACCGCCTCCGGCGCGGTGGTGCTTGCCGCGTTCGGTCACCTGCTCGACCGGGCCACGCCGCTGGCGGTACGGGCGGAGATCGCGTACCGCAAGCTCGCCCTGGGCCCGGTGCTGGCCACCGCGCGGCTCGGCCGCCCGCCGGCCGAGGTGGTCGCGGAGCTGGACGCCGGCGAGCGACCCGAATTCCCGGTACGCGTGGAGATCGCCACCGAGGCGGGCAAGCCCACCTCCGAGATGACCGTCGTCTGGACCCTCCGCCCCAACTGA
- a CDS encoding RHS repeat-associated core domain-containing protein, which translates to MALVIAAASTLVAGPAPAAPAAAPPSGAGIEPVVSPRSGPNMWLFTSGAAPAARQAVAAAGAAPSVPKGTGPVRNGTLLSFSLTDRLAANVNVGSGNLLLTSTELTLPGIAENVTLGASFNSLLLGSDIANGAHGPGWRTRSGVDVRLIEATTDNSVTYVAADGVVGTFAASGSAYTSPGEFKAKLARNGAGWKLTENDSGKVLFFTADGLLDKTEDRNGNVVDFSYSAGRMTTVTSNRGVGSVRSAAVTYTGDRLTRYRHTGSDGNWRQVSYEYDTANRLKTIQSATWRKVSFEYNSAGDLTKILMEDDTLVTITYDGQHRVTSLTQVTDNATMRGSTTRLAYTSSTVTDVADPRQDISQPVTSVPHTTYTLNSEKRVTKVTDPAGNSRSKTYTPFSDVATSTSAEGGSTTNTYGANGGQSQTKSESPTGASASAAYANAATATNPTANFQPSSSINTQGNSSTYTYNGAGNQTSSKDALAAEAKVDYNSDGTVKSSTDPGNGTNATTYSYDSNKQLTTMTPPTGNNLSAKTFTYDTYGRLRTEVSGGCTTSYEYSLDDRLTKTSYTGCASTTAVSQEHGGSGNLLTRTDATGTTTYQYDQLNRLRRRTAPGGTLQTYRPDPVGNLEELVDGRGTTRYYYNTRNWLVRMDTAGGTRYNFDYDKDGNRLNTWFATNDTNSSWALRVTTTYDRSDRPKRITATRNSAAQATVFDVTHCYAKYVSGQACSTAKADDTGLRQWQRNETNSQITQYTYDKGDRLTKATNHQGKTYDYAYNTNGNRTSVQVDGATTQTLAYNSANQVTTTDNTYDTRGNQTKVSAPAVSGIGYNAAKQMTTATGTGTGTGTGTTTYAYAGTDQVELTRAGAINLTYGMNDQHGIPWLQSWTNGVSLPVHVERDGLGTPLGLRIGTIDHAFVLDGLGSVVAVVKADGSQAASYTYDPYGSALTATETGLGQTNIIRYAGGIHDPSTTFTKYGQRWYNPTQGRFTQQDNLSFIGNPQHGNRYAYAGCNPTNNIDPTGQCSVDSYIGLVGGLVASVSAGVGTWLAGFTLPFAAGAWLLGGAIVASLILLGGIVYCLNQDF; encoded by the coding sequence ATGGCGCTTGTCATAGCCGCCGCGTCCACGCTGGTCGCCGGGCCCGCTCCGGCGGCACCGGCCGCCGCGCCGCCGAGCGGTGCCGGCATCGAGCCGGTGGTCTCGCCACGGTCCGGCCCGAACATGTGGCTGTTCACCTCGGGGGCCGCTCCGGCCGCCCGCCAGGCCGTCGCCGCCGCGGGGGCGGCGCCGTCGGTGCCCAAGGGCACGGGTCCGGTGCGTAACGGGACTCTCCTGTCGTTCTCGTTGACCGACCGGCTGGCCGCCAACGTTAACGTCGGGTCGGGCAACCTGCTGCTGACCAGCACCGAGTTGACGTTGCCGGGTATCGCGGAGAACGTCACCCTCGGCGCGTCGTTCAACAGCCTGCTGCTGGGCAGCGACATCGCCAACGGCGCCCACGGTCCGGGTTGGCGGACCCGCTCGGGTGTCGACGTGCGGCTGATCGAGGCCACCACCGACAACTCGGTGACCTATGTGGCCGCTGACGGCGTCGTCGGCACGTTCGCCGCCTCGGGCTCGGCGTACACCTCGCCGGGTGAGTTCAAGGCCAAGCTGGCCCGTAACGGCGCAGGCTGGAAGCTGACCGAGAACGACAGCGGCAAGGTGCTGTTCTTCACCGCCGATGGTCTACTGGACAAGACCGAGGACCGCAACGGCAATGTGGTCGACTTCTCCTACAGCGCCGGGAGGATGACGACCGTGACGTCCAACCGGGGTGTCGGGTCGGTACGGTCGGCGGCGGTGACCTACACCGGCGACCGGTTGACCCGCTACCGCCACACGGGCAGCGACGGCAACTGGCGGCAGGTGTCCTACGAGTACGACACCGCCAACCGGTTGAAGACCATCCAGAGCGCCACCTGGCGCAAGGTGTCCTTCGAGTACAACAGCGCCGGTGACCTGACGAAGATCCTGATGGAGGACGACACCCTCGTCACCATCACCTACGACGGGCAGCACCGGGTGACCTCGCTGACCCAGGTCACCGACAACGCGACCATGCGCGGATCGACGACCCGCCTGGCGTACACCAGCTCCACCGTCACCGACGTGGCCGACCCCCGGCAGGACATCTCCCAGCCGGTCACCTCGGTCCCGCACACCACCTACACGCTGAACTCGGAGAAGCGGGTCACCAAGGTCACCGACCCGGCGGGCAACAGCCGCAGCAAGACCTACACCCCCTTCTCCGACGTGGCCACCAGCACCTCCGCCGAGGGCGGCAGCACCACCAACACGTACGGCGCCAACGGCGGCCAGTCCCAGACGAAGTCGGAGTCGCCGACCGGGGCGAGCGCGTCGGCCGCGTACGCCAACGCGGCGACCGCGACGAACCCGACGGCGAACTTCCAGCCGTCGTCGTCGATCAACACGCAGGGCAACAGCTCCACCTACACCTACAACGGTGCCGGCAACCAGACCTCCAGCAAGGACGCCCTGGCCGCCGAGGCGAAGGTCGACTACAACAGCGACGGCACCGTCAAGTCGTCCACCGACCCCGGCAACGGCACCAACGCCACCACCTACAGCTACGACTCGAACAAGCAGCTCACCACCATGACCCCGCCGACCGGCAACAACCTCTCGGCGAAGACGTTCACCTACGACACCTACGGGCGGCTGCGGACCGAGGTGAGCGGCGGCTGCACCACCAGCTACGAGTACAGCCTGGACGACCGCCTGACCAAGACCAGCTACACCGGCTGCGCGAGCACCACCGCGGTAAGCCAGGAGCACGGCGGCTCCGGCAACCTGCTCACCCGCACCGACGCCACCGGCACCACCACCTACCAATACGACCAGCTCAACCGGCTGCGCCGGCGTACCGCCCCCGGCGGCACGCTACAGACCTACCGCCCTGACCCCGTCGGCAACCTCGAAGAACTCGTCGACGGCCGAGGCACCACGAGGTACTACTACAACACCCGCAACTGGCTCGTCCGCATGGACACGGCGGGCGGCACCCGCTACAACTTCGACTATGACAAGGACGGCAACCGCCTCAACACCTGGTTCGCCACCAATGACACCAACAGCAGCTGGGCGCTGCGCGTCACCACCACGTACGACAGGTCCGACCGACCCAAGCGCATCACCGCCACCCGCAACTCGGCGGCCCAGGCCACCGTCTTCGACGTGACGCACTGCTACGCGAAGTACGTCTCCGGGCAGGCGTGCTCCACCGCCAAGGCCGACGACACCGGCCTGCGCCAGTGGCAGCGCAACGAGACCAACAGCCAGATCACCCAGTACACCTACGACAAGGGTGACCGGCTCACCAAGGCCACCAACCACCAGGGCAAGACCTACGACTACGCGTACAACACCAACGGCAACCGCACCAGCGTCCAGGTCGACGGCGCCACCACCCAGACCCTGGCCTACAACTCGGCCAACCAGGTCACCACCACCGACAACACCTACGACACCCGGGGCAACCAGACCAAGGTCAGCGCCCCGGCGGTCAGCGGCATCGGCTACAACGCCGCGAAGCAGATGACCACCGCCACCGGCACCGGCACCGGCACCGGCACCGGCACCACCACGTACGCGTACGCCGGCACCGACCAGGTCGAACTCACCCGCGCCGGGGCGATCAACCTCACCTACGGGATGAACGACCAACACGGCATACCGTGGCTCCAGTCCTGGACCAACGGTGTCAGCCTGCCCGTCCACGTCGAACGCGACGGCCTCGGCACTCCCCTCGGCCTGCGCATCGGCACCATCGACCACGCCTTCGTGCTCGACGGTCTCGGTTCCGTCGTCGCCGTGGTCAAGGCTGACGGGTCACAGGCGGCCAGCTACACCTACGACCCGTACGGCAGCGCCCTCACCGCCACCGAGACCGGCCTCGGCCAAACCAACATCATCCGGTACGCCGGCGGCATCCACGACCCGTCGACCACATTCACCAAGTACGGACAGCGCTGGTACAACCCCACCCAGGGCCGCTTCACCCAACAAGACAACCTCAGCTTCATCGGCAACCCCCAACACGGCAACCGCTACGCCTATGCCGGCTGTAACCCCACCAACAACATCGACCCGACCGGCCAATGCTCGGTGGACTCCTATATCGGGCTGGTTGGCGGCCTGGTTGCCTCAGTATCCGCGGGAGTCGGCACCTGGCTCGCCGGGTTCACACTTCCCTTCGCGGCTGGAGCATGGTTGCTCGGCGGGGCGATAGTAGCGAGCTTGATCCTCCTGGGCGGCATAGTATACTGCCTGAATCAAGATTTCTAG
- a CDS encoding HAD-IA family hydrolase encodes MLGLPDHVTAVLFDLDGVLTQTARVHNAAWTETFDDFLRRHAADAGEPYRPFDPGPDYHRYVDGRPRLDGIRTFLASRDITLPEGTPEDPPGAQTVHGLGNQKNILVLERIRTVGVDVYPGSVAYLKAVVAAGLRRAVVTASANGREVVAAAGLEPLLEARVDGLTARAEGLRGKPQPDTFLAGAKLLGVTPDQAAVVEDALAGVEAGRAGGFAYVIGVDRAGQADELRAHGADVVVDDLAELLDAGRPE; translated from the coding sequence GTGCTCGGCCTGCCTGATCATGTGACCGCAGTTCTCTTCGACCTCGACGGTGTGCTGACGCAGACCGCCCGCGTGCACAACGCCGCCTGGACAGAGACGTTCGACGACTTCCTCCGCCGGCATGCCGCCGACGCGGGTGAGCCCTACCGGCCGTTCGACCCTGGCCCGGACTACCACCGCTACGTCGACGGCCGCCCCCGCCTCGACGGCATCCGCACCTTCCTCGCCTCGCGCGACATCACCCTGCCCGAGGGCACCCCGGAGGACCCGCCGGGCGCGCAGACCGTGCACGGCCTCGGCAACCAGAAGAACATCCTGGTGCTGGAACGGATCCGCACCGTCGGGGTGGACGTCTACCCCGGCTCAGTCGCGTACCTGAAGGCGGTGGTCGCGGCGGGGCTGCGCCGGGCGGTCGTCACGGCCAGCGCCAACGGCCGCGAGGTGGTCGCCGCCGCCGGCCTGGAGCCGCTGCTGGAGGCGCGGGTGGACGGGCTCACCGCCCGCGCCGAAGGGCTGCGCGGCAAGCCGCAGCCGGACACCTTCCTCGCCGGGGCGAAACTGCTCGGCGTAACGCCCGACCAGGCGGCCGTCGTCGAGGACGCGCTCGCCGGCGTCGAAGCCGGCCGGGCCGGCGGGTTCGCGTACGTGATCGGGGTGGACCGGGCCGGTCAGGCCGACGAGCTGCGGGCACACGGTGCCGACGTGGTGGTCGACGACCTCGCCGAGTTGCTCGACGCGGGGAGGCCCGAGTGA